The nucleotide sequence AATTAAATTAATGAGTAATTCTGCACACGGAAAACGCGTGGGAATGGTGGGCTATGGTTTAGAAATTGTTGATTATATTAATTTTTAATTTTTTTGTTTGCAGAATAAAAAAATCATTTTATATTTGCACCACAATTAACAAAGAAAACAATGTTAGTTGTGACCAAGGAGAAATGGCAGAGTGGTCGAATGCGGCAGTCTTGAAAACTGTTGACTGTAACAGGTCCGGGGGTTCGAATCCCTCTTTCTCCGCTGAGAAAAATTATTTTAAGAGTACACAAAAACTTAAAAAACCTGCAGTTTAAAAAAATTGCAGGTTTTTCTTTTTATATAAAAACGGATCAAGCTCAAAAGTTTACCATTTTTCTAAATGATAAACTTTATAACCTGAGTTCGATTATAAAGTTGAGATTTATATTTTAATAAATGAGTAAGATACGAGCGTTTTTTATGAAGAAATAGCGGGCTATTTTGAGTAAAAAAGGCGAAGTAGGTTGCCACTTATTGGGAAGTTTATTAAAACATAATTTTATTACTTATGAATCTAATAATCAATGATATGAATCCAAAGGAAGAATCGAACTCGGGTTGATAGTTAAAGGTTAAAATGTTTCATTACTTTATTTGAAAAGCTCTTTGAGTTTGTTTTCTAACTCTTTACCTCTTAAATCTTTTGCTATAATAAATCCTTTTTTGTCTAAAATAATTGTTTTAGGAATAGAAGTTATTTTAAAAGTTCTGCAACTTTTGCTTCTAGTTCTTCATCTCTTAAATTTTTTGCAACGATTGTTCCGTTCGCATCTAATAGGAACGTTGCAGGAATTGCATCAACTGCATATTCTTTTGCAATTTCATCGTCCCAAAATTTTAAGTTTGATATTTGTAACCAAGTTAATTCATCATTTTTAATTGCATTAACCCAAGCGTTTTTGTCTTTATCTAAAGAAACTCCAATAATTTTTAAACCTTTATTTTTGTATTTGTTGTAAAGTGCTACAACGTTAGGGTTTTCTTTACGACAAGGTCCACACCAAGATGCCCAAAAATCTACCAAAGTTACTTTTCCTAAGTTTTTATGTAACGATTCCGGTTTTCCGTCCGGAGTGTTGGCTGTAAAATCAGGAGCTTTTTTGCCAATAGATACTTGTTGTTGCTTTACTTCGTTTTCTTTCTGTGTAGCTTCTATTTCTTTTAAAGTTTCTGCAAATTCTTTACCTTTTTTTGTGTTTTTAATTGATGTTTCTAAATTGTTGTAATATTTTTTAAATTCATCAATTTTTAAGGCATCACTTAGTGCTAATTGTTCTAATAACAATAATGAAACATAAGAGTCTTTATAAGTTGATATAAATTTTTTGTTTTGATCTACATATTTTTCTTGAATTTTATCAACTTCTTTCATTAACGACTCCATGGTTTCTTGGTCGCCTTTTTGTTGAGCTTCTAAAAATTTTGATTGATTTTTTTGTTGAAAATCCATTATTTCATCTTGAATTTTAAAAGCTTCTTCATTATAAAAAGTCATTAAATCGTTATTTTTAGTACCGTTAACTTTAGTTTCAGACGGTTTGTCTTGATCGAAAATAAATTTAATGTGCCCTTTTTCAAAAATAAACGGAAACATATATTCTTGTGTTTGTCCTAATTCTATAAAGTACAGGTCGGTTTCGGGGGTAAAATTATCTTTAAATGTAAATTGGTTATTTTGAATTTCGGTAGAATCTATTTTTATAAAATTATCATCACTTTTTTTGTTTATGTAAACTTTTGTTCCGTTAGCAAAACCTACAACCTTTCCTTCTATGGTATGTTGAGCTTTGGTTGTAAAAGTGGTTAATAGAAAAATGCTAAATAGTGTTAGTTTGTGTATCATAATTAAAAAATAAAAGTCGGTAACAATGTACCGACTTTTTAGTAATTTTTCAAGTTATTTTATTTTAAAAGCTCTGCAACTTTTGCTTCTAATTCTGCACCTCTTAAATTTTTCGCAACAATTGTTCCGTTTGCATCTAATAGGAACGTTGCAGGAATTGCGTCAACTGCATATTCTTTTGCAATTTCATCGTCCCAATATTTTAAGTTTGATATTTGTAACCAATCTAATTTATCGTCTGCGATTGCTTTTACCCAATTTTCTTTGTCTTTGTCTAATGAAACGCCAATCACTTTAAAACCTTGTGCCTTGTATTTGTTGTAAAGTGCTACTACGTTAGGGTTTTCTTTACGACAAGGTCCACACCAAGATGCCCAAAAATCTACCAAAGTTACTTTTCCTAAGTTTTTATGTAACGATTCTGCTTTACCTTCAGGAGTATTAGCTGTGAAATCAGGTGCTTTTTTGCCGATGGCTACTTTTTCTTGTTTTGCAGCGTGTTGTTTTTCGTTTTCTTCAATTTTTTTCAAGTTATCTGCAAACTCTTTACCTTTTTTGGTATCTTTTATAGAAGCGTCGAAGGCGTTGTAGTATTTTTTAATTTCTTCTGTTGTCAAAGCATCAGACATTGCCAATTGCGTTAACAGCAACAAAGAAATGTACGAATCTTTATTGGTACCGATAAATTTTTTGTTTTGGTCAACGTATTTGTTTTGCAAGTTCATCATTTCATTAGATAACGCCTGCATTGTTGCCTGATCTCCTTTTTGTTGTGCTTCTCTAAATTTAGCATCGTTTTGGTTTTGGAAATCCATTATTTCTTTTTGGATTTTTGAAGCTTCTTCGTTGTAAGAAGTCATTAAATCGTTGTTTCTTGTACCAGTTATTTTAGTACTTTCCTGATTTGCTTTATCAAAAGTAAATTTAATTTCGCCTTTCTCTAATACTAATGGAAACATAAACATTTTTGTAGTATCCAATTCAACAAAATACAAATCAACTTCTGGAGTTTTACTGTTTTTAAATTCAAATAATCCGCCTTTAACTACCGTTGAATCTATTTTGGTAAATCCATTTTCATCTTGTTTGTTGATATAAACTTTAGTTCCGTCTGCAAAACCTTTTACTTCACCGTTAATTGTGTACCCGTCTTTGTTACAAGAAACTAAAACTGCCGCGGTAAACGCAAGCGCAAAAATTTTTTTCATTTAAAATAATTCATTTAATTTGGTGTAAATGTATAAAATTTAATGTTAATAAAAATAAAATTAATTGGTAGAGTTTAAAATTAGAAAGATTAGGTTGTAATTACAAGAAAAAACAGCTTAGTTTAATGTTAATTCTCCCAAAATTTCTTCACTCATAAATGGTCCTCCGGGATATCTTGCTGTATAATCCAAATTCAACCAAATTTGTCCGCGTTCGTCTATATGGTAATGTATGGTTTTGCCTTTTGATTCTTGTACAAATAAAACTTCTTTAATTAAATAAACCACATTCTCTAAATCGGCTTTTGTTCCAATAAGCATTTCGGGATACATATGTTCTTTTGTATGAATTAGTCGCGGAGTTCCGCCAATTGCACGGACAGATGCCGCCATTAATATGGAATGATCGTCGCAATCGCCCGAAAAATGTTGTAAAGATTCTGACGCAGTTGCAATATATTCGCGGTTTTTAGGATCGTTAACATAATTCCATTTGCTTTGAATTTCCTTAAAAATAGCAAAACACTGAATTATTTGGCGGTATTCTCTGTATCCTTTAATGTTTCGAAAATGTTTTGCAGTAGCCCCCACAGCAAAGTTTCGGACTTTAGGATTGTCAAATTCTATTGCACTTAAAATTTTTGATTTATTTGGGAAAGGCAACAATTTTGAAACGATAATATCCTGCGGATTTGGATTGTCGCTCATGGCGTAAATCATAGAACGATAATCTTCAAATACCGATTTAAAGCCGTATCCCGTAAACAATGTTCCAAACAGTAAAACCAATAAATAAAGAAGAATGGCAAAGAATAAAAATCGTTTTATATAATGTAAACAATAAGTTACAACTAAAGTAATAACCAAAAAAAGTAAAATACGATCTAAATGAAGTGGCCATTCCGGATCTATTAAATTCTGATGCAGAATAATAAAAACAGGAATCAGCGTTAAAACCGTTAACAATAAAATTATAATAGTATCCCAAGGTTTAGGCAAACTAAACTTGTTAAGAGTACGCAATAATTTTATGTTTGATGCTTTCATTAACTACTTTTAAACAACAACTTCGAAATATTTTAAAGGCTGGTTTATTATTTTAAATTGTATTAAATCGGAAATAATTTGGTTAAACTGTGCTTCGGTTAGTTTTTTTTGCGACCATCTGGTTATTTGTAACCATTGCTGAATATCTTCTAATTTTTGATTGAAAACGCTTGCCAAGGTTCGGTCAATACTTGGTATCATTTTAAATTCGGTTGTTGTTTGATTAATGATACCTAACAAATTATCAACCATTGCTTTGTTTTGCTGATAAAATTCTTTTCGGGCAACAATCATAAAACACGGCCAAGGTGTAGGGCAAACATCTACTCGTCTAAAAATTCCTTTATCAACAATGGGCTGGGTCATAAATCGGTCCCACATAAAATAATCGGCTTTGTTGGCTGATAATGCTTCAACCGAGCCATTTAACGTATTTACGATTTCGAATTTTACCGAATCAAAATCCCAATTATTATTTGCCGCATTCACGTACGTCATTAATTCAGAACCCGAACCATAACGCGAAATAGCAGCTGTTTTTCCAAATAAATCGTCAACCGTTTTATAGTTGCTTTCTGCATTTACGTGAATTCCCCATTGTAAAGGCGACTGTACAAACGTTTGCAGAATAACCGATTCGTTTCCGTTTGCAATATCTTTTAAAATACCTTCGGTTAAAATAACGGCTAAATCGGTTTGGTTGGTACGTAACAGCTCGCACATTTTGCCGGTTCCTTCCGGTACATCGGTCCAATTCACATCAATACCAACTTCATTAAACATTCCTTCATCAATAGTTAGCTGCCAAGGAAAATTAAAATGTTCGGGCACGCCAACAATTCTAACGGTTTTCATAAACGATTGCAATTTAAAATTAAGTAAATGTACTATTTTAATTTATTATTTAACAGGGTAACCAGAGTTTGATATTTCGATAATTCAACCAATTCGTCATTATTCGTGGTGTTGTCTGTTAATTGATCGATTAATTCCTGCGTTTTGGCAATGTTGGTCTTTGCAAGCAACGGTTGTTTGTTGGCAATTGCAGTTATAATTTCTTGCGTAAGTTTATGTAGATCAGCTGTATTCAAAATTGTTAATTTTAATACTACAAAAATAAGCTTTCTGTATAGTTTATGTATATTTGATTATCAAAATTAATAGTTAAAAATGGCAAAAAAAATATCGAGTTTAGAAGATTTAGGAGGATTTGTTTTTTCTACCAATAAAGATTTTGAATTTAACCAGAATGATGAAACTGAAGAAACATTAGACCCTAACCAACAGCATTTGGAAGCGCATTTAGATAAGAAAAACCGTGGCGGAAAAGTAGCAACTGTTATTAAAGGTTTTGTTGGATCTGCCGATGATTTAAAGGCTTTAGGTAAAGATTTAAAAACCTTGTGCGGAGTTGGCGGAAGTGCGAAAGACGGCGAAATTATCATTCAGGGAAATTTTCGAGATAAAATAATGGATTACCTTAAAAATAAAGGTTATAAAGTAAAGCGAGTAGGAGGTTGATATGGAAAAAATTAAAGATTCGGAACTTATTTTAAACCCAGACGGAAGCGTTTATCATTTGAATTTGAAACCCGAAAATATTGCGAACGATATTATTTTTGTTGGCGATCAGGATCGAGTAGAATCCATTACGAAATATTTCGATTCGGTTGAATTCTCAACTCAAAAACGGGAGTTCAAAACTCAAACGGGAATTTATAAAGGCAAGCGGTTAACAGTAATTTCAACAGGAATTGGTCCGGATAATATCGATATTGTACTGAACGAATTAGACGCCTTGGTAAATATTGATTTCACAACAAAAACGGTAAAGCCTGAATTAACAAGTTTAAATATTGTTCGTGTGGGTACATCGGGTTCGTTGCAAGCAGCTATTCTTGTCGATTCTTTATTAATGTCGGCCTTCGCCATTGGTACCGATAATATGTTGCGAAGTTATGATCTGCAAAATGCTAGCAATCAATCAATAGAAAAAGCCTTTGTAAACCATACCAATTGGGATTTAAACAAAGGTTTGCCTTATGTTGTTGCTGCCGATAATGATTTAGTTAAAAAGTTTAAAGCTGATACTGTTTTTGAAGGAATTACCGTTACAGCCGGCGGATTTTACGGAGCACAAGGCAGAGTTTTACGTTTAAAACTGAACGATGAATTATTGAACAATAAAATAGATTCGTTTGAATTTGATGGTTTAAAAGCAACCAATTTAGAAATGGAAACTGCTGCAATTTACGGTTTATCAAAATTATTAGGGCATAAAGCACTGTCATTAAATGCAATTGTTGCCAACCGCAAAAACGGAACTTTTAGTACGAATCCGAATCAAATTATCGATCATTTGATTCAATTTACATTAAATACAATTATTAGATAGATTTTTTTAATGAAAATCTTTTTTGCTAATAAAAATTATTTCTTAAAATTTTGGTTAAAATAGTAAAAAACTGGCTGTTTTGTAAAATATCTGTTTGTTGATGTTTTAATGTTTGAGTATTTTGTAAATTTGTAAGAAACTAAATACTAAGCAATTTCAAATAATGGATAGAATTTTATTTCCAGCTTACGCTGACAAGATTACTACTGCTGATAAAGCGGCATTATTAATTGAAAATAATCAGGTAGTAGGTGCAAGCGGATTTACCAAAGCAGGTGACAGCAAATCGGTTTTGCCGGCTTTTGCAAAAAGAGCAGAAAATGAAGATGTGGCAATAACTTTGATTACAGGTGCTTCTTTAGGATATACCACTGATGCCGATTTGGCCGAAAATAATGCTTTAATACGCAGAATGCCTTTTATGGCAGATCCGGCGTTGCGAAAATCAATTAACGATTATCGTTTAAAATATATTGATCAACATTTAAGCGAAACGGTAGAACAACTTATCTGCGGGCATATTGCTCCGGTTGATGTGGCTATTATTGAAGCATCGCTGATTGATGAAAATGGAAACATTGTACCAACAACTTCAATAGGAAACTCGGCTTTTTTTGCCTCACAGGCTAAAAAAATCATTATAGAAATCAACACAAAAATACCTTTGTCATTTAAAGGAATTCACGATTGTTCGGTGCCAAATTCGTATCCCAATCGCGATGTGATTAATATCCAAAACCCAACAGACCGGATTGGAAAACCTTTCATAGAGATTGATCCTGAAAAAGTAATTGCCGTGGTTTATACCGATATTACTGATCAACCGGCAGTGGTTGCCGAACCCGATGAAACAACAACTGCCATTTCAAAACATCTTTTAAATTTCTTTGAAAATGAGGTTCAAAAAGGTAAACTGACTTACAGTTTATTGCCACTACAAGCAGGAATTGGTAAAATTGCAAACGCTGTTTTAATGGGTTTTAAAGATTCAAAATTTAAAAATTTGACGATGTATTCCGAAGTTTTGCAAGATTCTACTTTTGAATTGATCGATTCGGGAAATCTTGATTTTGCTTCAGGATCTTCAATCACAGTATCTGAAGGATGTTATGAAAAATTATTAACGAATTTTAATCAATATAAAAGCAAATTGATTTTACGCCCGCAAAACATTTCGAATGCTCCGGAAGTTGTTCGCAGATTAGGTGTTATCGGAATTAACACGGCTATTGAATTTGATATTTACGGCAATGTGAATTCCACACATATTTCGGGCAGTAAAATGATGAACGGTATTGGCGGTTCGGGCGATTTTGCCCGCAATGCGTATCTAAGTATTTTTGTTTGTCCGGCAGCATCAAAAGAAAATAAAATATCACACGTGGTACCAATGGTAACGCATCACGATCATACCGAACACGATGTAGATGTTTTAGTAACCGATCAAGGTTTGGCAGATTTACGTGGATTATCGCCAAGAGAACGAGCCAAAGTGATTATTGAAAACTGTGTGCATCCTGATTTTAAAGAAGAAATACGCGATTATTTTCAACGAGCATCCAATGAAACCGGCGGACAAACACCACATATTTTAGAAGAAGTTTTTAAATTTCATAACCGTTTAAAGCAAACGGGAAGTATGCAAAAACAAAAAACACTTGCTTAAGCAAGTGTTTTTTTTATTCCTCTTCGGCAAAACGGGTAATTTCTCTTTCGTAAAATTCGCCAGCTAAATCAATTAAACGATCCATTTCTTCTTTTAATTCTACTTCTTCAGATTCGTCTAATTCTTCTAAAAATTCAATATCTTCTGTTTCTAAATCAATAATAAAACGTGGATATTCTAAATGTATCACAAATAAATTTTCTGGAAAATCGGTATTATCGGCTAAAACAAATTTTGGTAAATCCATTGTTTAAATTTTAATGTTGTTATTAATATATTTTTTTGACATATAATTAAAGCGAAGATACGAAAAAATTGCAGCAACGGTTAGTCCTGCTAATAATCCGTACCAAATACCTTCGGCTTTTAAATTGGTGTACAATCCTAAATAAATGCAAAGAGGGAATCCCACAACCCAATAAGAAATAAAGGTAATAACCATTGGTAAATTAACATCTTGTAAACCACGTAAAGCTCCTAAAGCTGTTACCTGAATGCCATCGGATATTTGAAAAATAGCGGCAATTAACAATAATTTTCCGGCGATTTCAATTACTTGCTGATTCATTAAAAGTTGCTCGGTATCGTTAATATCTAAGAATAACAAAGGAATATAACTATGAAAAAGGATAAAAAACAGGGCAAATCCGCAATACAAAATAAAAGTCATTAACATAATTGATTTTGCAACGGTTTCCATTTTAATGTAGTCTTTCAATCCTTTTTGATTACCAACGCGAATCATCCCGGCTACACTCAAACCTGATGCAAACATAAACGTCATTGATGCCATTGATAAGGCAATTTGATTAGCTGCCTGCGCTTGGGTTCCTAACATTCCCGAAATCCATACGGCACCTGTAAACAAAGCAACTTCAAATAACGATTGCATAGACGACGGAATGCCTATACTTGCAATATATTTAGATGTTTTAAAGTTAATTTCTTTTAATGATATTTTTTGCAGATATGGTGTAAAAACGTTTAATTGGTATAAAACAACAACAAAATACAACAACATTACACTTCGGGAAATTAAAGTTCCATAGGCTGCACCCATCATACCCATTTCGGGGAAAATCCACACACCGTAAATTAACAGGTAATTAAAAACCACATTTACAATATTGGCAATAATGGTGGCATACATTGAATATTTTGTTTGCGATTTTCCATCGGCAAATTGTTTAAATCCCTGATAAATAACCAACGGAACCAACGAAAGTGCTACAATGTCTAAAAACGGTTTTGCCATTTGGGTAACTTCGGAAGGTTGCTTCATTAAATCGATAAATGGTTTTAAAAAATACAGTAAAACGAATAGCATTAACCCTAAAAGCGTACATAAAAACACACCGTTTACAAAAACATTTCTACCTTTAACAATGTCATTTTCAGTATCTGAAGCCGCTATTAATGGAGTTATTGCAGTTGAAAAGCCTACGCCTACAGATAATGCAATAAAAACAAAGCTATTAGCCAATGAAGCCGCAGCCAGTTCTGTAGCACCAATTTTTCCCACCATAATATTGTCGATAATTCCCACAACGGTATGCCCCAGCATTGCTAAGATTATTGGATATGCCAGCTTAAAATTATAGTTAAACTCTTGAGTGTATTTTTTTAAATTCATTTATTTTTTTTGCAAAGATACCCACTTAAACGATGTATTGGCATAACAGTTGAATATATTATATTTAAAAAAGTTTAGATGATGAAGAACGTAATATTTACAGCTATTGGAATTTTATTTGTAAGTTCGGTAGCATTGAGCCAAACTCCGTATAACAAAGGATTTCGCTTAGGATTAGGTTTAAACGGAGGATTTCCGACTGATGGTGATTACGATGGCAGTTTAGGAATTGATGCACGTTTACAATACGATTTCACCAAAAGAACCTCAATTACTCTAACATCAGGATACACGCATTTATTCGCCGATCCGGAAGAAGTAGGTTTTGTGCCTGCAAAATTAGGTTTTAAATACTTTTTAGGAAATCAGTTTTACGCAATGGGCGAAGCCGGAGTAGCTTTTGGTGTTAATGGAAACATTGATAATTCATTGATTGTAGCTCCTGTTTTTGGTTTTGCCAATAAATATTTAGATGCAAGTGTGAGATATGAATATTACAGCGACTATGAAACCGATCAAATTGCGCTTCGTTTAGCCTATGGTTTTAGTTTAAAAAAGAAGAAATAAAAAGAACGTGTCCAAAAAGTTAGAAAACTGAGTTTAGTTGTTATTTTAACAAAGAAGAAAATTTTAATAATCAATATTTAAGATTTTTAAACGTCACTTTGTTTCGCTCAAAATGACACTTTTTGGACAACTTCATTTTTTATGAATTTAAACAAAAACTCCAAAAGCAATACCTATAATAATTGCTAATAATTTGGCTAAATTAAATTTATGACCTTCGCTGCTTTCAAAGATTATGGTTGATGAAATATGAAATAAAATACCTATTACAAATGCCGAAATTGGTACATAATAATCAATTAAGAACGATAAGTTTGCCGATAAATAAGTTCCAAGCGGAGTCATTAATGCAAAAGCGATCATAAACATAAAAACAAATTTTTTGTTTAATTCTGCCTGTAAAAAGAATAACGTTAATATAATCGCGATTGGGAAATGATGTATGGCAATTGCCCACGCCAAATGTGTGTGCTGGCTTACAGGCATTCCTTCAAACAAGGCGTGTAAACATAAGCTGCCAAACAAAAGCCAGGGCATCGATGTCATTTTTTCGTGTACGTGTACGTGACCGTGTTCTGCACCTTTAGAAAAATATTCTAAAATAATCTGAAAAACAATACCCAACATTATAAACAACCCAATTTCTTTCATTGCACCGTGGTCGTGGTTGTGTTGCTTTGAACTATCAGCTTCAGAATGATTATGGTTATCATAAGAATCGTGTGAGTGCTCTTCATGATTGTGATCATTTAAATACTGCACCATAGAAGGATCTACTTGTTCGGCAATAACTTCAGTATGATTTCCTTCAATAACATAGGCATAAACTTCGGGCAACAAATGCGAAACCGTCATTGTCAACAAAAAAGAACCACTGAAAGCCAACAGCAATTTTATGGTTTTCTTTTTGGCTGGTTTTACAGTTATTGCTAAAAAATATCCTAATACAACAGCTAAAAAGGGTAATAAATATGTTTCCATTATTTAAAGATCATTATTAAACGGTCCGATTCTTTTTTGTAAAATTTATGTAATTTGTAATCGCCAAAAGTATCCAACAAATAAATTCCGGCTTGTTCCATCAAGGTTTCAAAATCTTCTAAAGTCAATGCTTTTACTTTTTCGGTAAAATCAAAATGTTTGCCTTCAAAATCAAAAACAATATTCTTTAAAATGTAACCGTTTTCAATCCATCTTTTAATATTAAAAACAATACCATCGACCTCTTTTGTTTCTTCTGATTTTAAATTTTCGGCAACTTTTTCAACATTCATAAAATCAAGTACAGCAAAACCAAAATCGTTCAAACTGCTTTTAATTGCTTTTAAAGCCGTTAAATTATCTTCGCTGTTTTCAAAATATCCAAAACTGGTAAAAAGGTTAAAAATAGCATCGAATTTCTCATTAAAAGGTTCGCGCATATCTTTCACTTCAAAATGCAACGTATCATTTTCACACTTTTTCGCAAAAGCAATACTGTTTTCAGATAAATCGGCACCCACCACATTGTATCCCAACTTGTTTAAATAAATAGAATGCCTGCCGCGACCGCAAGCCAAATCAAGCACTTTTGCGTTTTCGGGTAAATTCAAATATTCGGTAATATTATCAATAAACAACTGGGCTTCGGCATAATCTCGATCCTTATATAAAATGTGATAAAAAGGGGTGTTAAACCAATTATTGCTGTATGTTTTTTTAGATTCTTGCATTTTAGAAATTTTGTAAAGGCAAAAATACGCTATTTTTGTAAAATTAAATAAATTTATCGTTCCCGACGGAAAGGAATTGAATATGGAAAACTTTAAAATGGTGGCTAAAACCTTCTTTGGTTTTGAAGAGATTTTAGCAAACGAGTTGATAAAATTAGGTGCACAACGTGTTGAACAAGGTACCCGAATGGTTAGTTTTTATGGTGATAAAGGCTTTATGTACAAAGCAAATTTGGCTCTGCGTACGGCTTTAAAAATTTTAAAACCCATAAAACAGTTCAAGGTTTTTAACGAAACCAGTTTGTACAACGGCGTTCAAAGCATTGATTGGACAGATTTTATCAGGGTTCATCAATCCTTTTTAATAGATGCAACTGTTTTTTCGGATCAGTTTAACCATTCGCAGTTTGTGGCATTAAAAAGTAAAGATGCTATTGTAGATCAGTTTAAAAAGAAGTTTAACGACCGACCAAATATTGATAAAGATCATCCCGATTTACGAATAAATATTCACATTCAGCAGGATATTTGTACGGTTTCGTTAGATACATCGGGGGCATCGTTACATCATCGTGGTTACAGAACAGCAACCAATATTGCTCCGATTAACGAGGTTTTGGCTTCCGGAATTTTAATTTTAAGCGGTTGGACGGGGCAATCGAACTTTTTGGATCCTATGTGCGGATCGGGAACTTTTTTGGTGGAAGCAGCTATGATTGCCTGTAACATTCCGCCAAATATCAACAGAAAAGAATTTGCTTTTGAAAAATGGAACGATTGGGATGCCGATTTGTTTGATAAGGTAGAAGAATCGCTATTGAAAAAAATAACCGATTTTTATTATGATATTTTTGGTTACGATAAAGCTCCGTCTGCGGTTGCAAAAGCAAAAGACAATGCCCGAAACGCTAATTTAGACGAATACATAAAAATTGAACAGAAAAACTTTTTTGAAACAGAAAAAGAAACCGAAGGAACGTTACACATGGTTTTTAATCCACCGTATGGCGAACGTTTAGATATAGATTTAGAACGTTTTTATCGTGAAATAGGCGATACCTTAAAACAAAGTTACCCTGATACGAATGCA is from Flavobacterium dauae and encodes:
- a CDS encoding TlpA disulfide reductase family protein, translated to MKKIFALAFTAAVLVSCNKDGYTINGEVKGFADGTKVYINKQDENGFTKIDSTVVKGGLFEFKNSKTPEVDLYFVELDTTKMFMFPLVLEKGEIKFTFDKANQESTKITGTRNNDLMTSYNEEASKIQKEIMDFQNQNDAKFREAQQKGDQATMQALSNEMMNLQNKYVDQNKKFIGTNKDSYISLLLLTQLAMSDALTTEEIKKYYNAFDASIKDTKKGKEFADNLKKIEENEKQHAAKQEKVAIGKKAPDFTANTPEGKAESLHKNLGKVTLVDFWASWCGPCRKENPNVVALYNKYKAQGFKVIGVSLDKDKENWVKAIADDKLDWLQISNLKYWDDEIAKEYAVDAIPATFLLDANGTIVAKNLRGAELEAKVAELLK
- a CDS encoding succinate CoA transferase, which translates into the protein MDRILFPAYADKITTADKAALLIENNQVVGASGFTKAGDSKSVLPAFAKRAENEDVAITLITGASLGYTTDADLAENNALIRRMPFMADPALRKSINDYRLKYIDQHLSETVEQLICGHIAPVDVAIIEASLIDENGNIVPTTSIGNSAFFASQAKKIIIEINTKIPLSFKGIHDCSVPNSYPNRDVINIQNPTDRIGKPFIEIDPEKVIAVVYTDITDQPAVVAEPDETTTAISKHLLNFFENEVQKGKLTYSLLPLQAGIGKIANAVLMGFKDSKFKNLTMYSEVLQDSTFELIDSGNLDFASGSSITVSEGCYEKLLTNFNQYKSKLILRPQNISNAPEVVRRLGVIGINTAIEFDIYGNVNSTHISGSKMMNGIGGSGDFARNAYLSIFVCPAASKENKISHVVPMVTHHDHTEHDVDVLVTDQGLADLRGLSPRERAKVIIENCVHPDFKEEIRDYFQRASNETGGQTPHILEEVFKFHNRLKQTGSMQKQKTLA
- a CDS encoding translation initiation factor, which gives rise to MAKKISSLEDLGGFVFSTNKDFEFNQNDETEETLDPNQQHLEAHLDKKNRGGKVATVIKGFVGSADDLKALGKDLKTLCGVGGSAKDGEIIIQGNFRDKIMDYLKNKGYKVKRVGG
- a CDS encoding nucleoside phosphorylase; its protein translation is MEKIKDSELILNPDGSVYHLNLKPENIANDIIFVGDQDRVESITKYFDSVEFSTQKREFKTQTGIYKGKRLTVISTGIGPDNIDIVLNELDALVNIDFTTKTVKPELTSLNIVRVGTSGSLQAAILVDSLLMSAFAIGTDNMLRSYDLQNASNQSIEKAFVNHTNWDLNKGLPYVVAADNDLVKKFKADTVFEGITVTAGGFYGAQGRVLRLKLNDELLNNKIDSFEFDGLKATNLEMETAAIYGLSKLLGHKALSLNAIVANRKNGTFSTNPNQIIDHLIQFTLNTIIR
- a CDS encoding TlpA disulfide reductase family protein, with product MIHKLTLFSIFLLTTFTTKAQHTIEGKVVGFANGTKVYINKKSDDNFIKIDSTEIQNNQFTFKDNFTPETDLYFIELGQTQEYMFPFIFEKGHIKFIFDQDKPSETKVNGTKNNDLMTFYNEEAFKIQDEIMDFQQKNQSKFLEAQQKGDQETMESLMKEVDKIQEKYVDQNKKFISTYKDSYVSLLLLEQLALSDALKIDEFKKYYNNLETSIKNTKKGKEFAETLKEIEATQKENEVKQQQVSIGKKAPDFTANTPDGKPESLHKNLGKVTLVDFWASWCGPCRKENPNVVALYNKYKNKGLKIIGVSLDKDKNAWVNAIKNDELTWLQISNLKFWDDEIAKEYAVDAIPATFLLDANGTIVAKNLRDEELEAKVAELLK
- a CDS encoding substrate-binding domain-containing protein gives rise to the protein MKTVRIVGVPEHFNFPWQLTIDEGMFNEVGIDVNWTDVPEGTGKMCELLRTNQTDLAVILTEGILKDIANGNESVILQTFVQSPLQWGIHVNAESNYKTVDDLFGKTAAISRYGSGSELMTYVNAANNNWDFDSVKFEIVNTLNGSVEALSANKADYFMWDRFMTQPIVDKGIFRRVDVCPTPWPCFMIVARKEFYQQNKAMVDNLLGIINQTTTEFKMIPSIDRTLASVFNQKLEDIQQWLQITRWSQKKLTEAQFNQIISDLIQFKIINQPLKYFEVVV
- a CDS encoding transglutaminase; translation: MKASNIKLLRTLNKFSLPKPWDTIIILLLTVLTLIPVFIILHQNLIDPEWPLHLDRILLFLVITLVVTYCLHYIKRFLFFAILLYLLVLLFGTLFTGYGFKSVFEDYRSMIYAMSDNPNPQDIIVSKLLPFPNKSKILSAIEFDNPKVRNFAVGATAKHFRNIKGYREYRQIIQCFAIFKEIQSKWNYVNDPKNREYIATASESLQHFSGDCDDHSILMAASVRAIGGTPRLIHTKEHMYPEMLIGTKADLENVVYLIKEVLFVQESKGKTIHYHIDERGQIWLNLDYTARYPGGPFMSEEILGELTLN